A section of the Drosophila sechellia strain sech25 chromosome 3L, ASM438219v1, whole genome shotgun sequence genome encodes:
- the LOC6616421 gene encoding uncharacterized protein LOC6616421, whose translation MNNQLNPATYRKFNNLLSSGAVTVTGPSQPRILKSTRLVVPGGGGGGGASAGGASAVGGAAQQQAVNDAESGGLGIGGLATRCYICDDRCEPQTSLTDMCTTHTSTKFPNKLAQLVGEGFLVIVCGEDYVCSRCTNLVNYYDRLENDVERVKTNLISLLNKKYAINEDMGLEGSPPLKMQKMVGGSANRSLEESPSADLLRPRKVLQGNPVAQSKIAPGTTQSSVQGTQTVQRKATKIYKCTSCDYKTSDMRLFNTHYETCKQQTFQCKTCRKIFPHFGAMKQHMVRDHNTAMDNTCAMCHINFVNENSLRKHMETNHATNVLVTSTTTIPASAAPAAAAAAAAAAAANENLVGTSLYTCNHCQFKSTDKVVFDEHMRKHAAGKPKPFKCRLCSQRFETREAATVHAKQHQTNFFKCGTCSMTFPKREMLVKHFEVHQSPSASTVSPKQSVSQNLNTQKLLQETIDEALSDSLPASTAAVVATTESENNIRFFSCSICSLTFIQETYYNHHMETHRRDKKGTSAGATALNSAATALLSDEPGEASGKAGDESGEQNAEADIESLFEKLHSDKNESGEAPKAGSKGGEMVITSQEGSGGITFNITIPQPDGDQSQKDSPNTTAPVSVSIDMPNLDQAEDESQSQGSIDAKGESGEASSAASKSNAAPVSMPSLDDDNEAAAAEAEASEETKAGSKAGQEKAKAKVGESANSKEAPAAEEPQPSDEGDGVAKREATDTPTTESEANAATAEAGESGEGEVTASTGAEGEAGEAAGGEHVAMELDEAMQAQVEGGQIKFIVNENGHLLQLDNHILTDAEGNQIIVQDPEQIQQLLQSVGVLQSGEGLEGETLQMMTDGSGQMVLVHGDNNEQQLIDASLLNSEGQLIIQQGQDGEEGAHVISEDGTRIPVSVSYTEDGQPIVQVQQQVLEAAQQAASASSSADDKEAAAASAGEEGQVSEASSATASTTVVATSTASSTGGPSGGSFFALEEFTETKAD comes from the exons ATGAACAACCAACTGAATCCGGCAACCTACCGCAAGTTTAACAATCTGCTCAGTAGCGGAGCGGTCACTGTGACCGGTCCCAGCCAGCCGCGAATCCTCAAGTCGACGCGTCTGGTGGTACCCGGTGGTGGCGGAGGTGGGGGTGCCTCTGCCGGAGGAGCCTCAGCCGTCGGTGGCGCAGCTCAGCAGCAGGCGGTCAACGATGCGGAGTCGGGTGGCTTGGGTATCGGCGGATTGGCCACGCGATGCTATATCTGCGATGACCGCTGCGAGCCGCAGACTTCGCTAACCGATATGTGCACCACGCACACTTCCACCAAATTCCCCAACAAACTGGCCCAGCTCGTGGGCGAGGGTTTCCTCGTGATTGTTTGCGGCGAGGATTACGTGTGCTCCCGCTGCACCAACCTGGTGAACTACTACGACCGCCTGGAAAACGATGTGGAGCGCGTCAAGACGAACCTGATCAGTTTGCTTAACAAGAAGTATGCCATTAACGAGGATATGGGCCTGGAAGGCAGTCCTCCGCTCAAGATGCAGAAAATGGTCGGTGGATCCGCCAATCGTTCGTTGGAGGAGAGTCCTAGTGCGGATTTGCTGCGTCCACGTAAAGTCCTGCAGGGAAACCCAG TTGCCCAGTCCAAGATCGCCCCAGGAACCACCCAGAGCAGCGTCCAGGGCACCCAGACAGTCCAACGCAAGGCCACCAAGATCTATAAGTGCACCTCGTGTGACTATAAAACCTCGGATATGCGGCTGTTCAACACGCATTATGAAACCTGCAAGCAGCAGACCTTCCAGTGCAAGACTTGCCGCAAAATCTTCCCGCACTTTGGGGCCATGAAACAGCACATGGTGCGCGACCACAATACCGCCATGGATAATACATGTGCCATGTGCCACATTAACTTCGTGAATGAGAACAGCCTGCGCAAGCACATGGAGACGAATCACGCTACCAATGTACTGGtgaccagcaccaccaccatacCAGCATCAGCTGCTCccgcggctgctgctgcagctgccgctgcagctgctgccaaCGAGAATCTGGTTGGAACATCGCTGTACACATGCAATCATTGCCAGTTCAAGTCAACGGACAAGGTCGTTTTCGATGAGCATATGCGCAAGCATGCCGCTGGTAAACCTAAGCCTTTTAAGTGCCGCCTGTGCTCTCAGCGCTTTGAGACGCGCGAAGCTGCTACTGTGCATGCCAAACAGCATCAGACCAACTTCTTCAAGTGCGGCACTTGTTCGATGACCTTCCCGAAGCGGGAGATGCTCGTGAAGCACTTCGAAGTTCATCAGAGTCCTTCTGCATCGACGGTATCGCCCAAGCAGTCAGTTAGCCAGAACCTGAACACCCAGAAGCTCCTTCAAGAGACCATTGATGAGGCACTCAGCGATAGCCTGCCTGCATCGACAGCTGCTGTGGTGGCAACCACCGAGTCGGAGAACAACATACGCTTCTTCTCGTGCAGCATTTGCTCACTGACCTTTATCCAGGAGACATACTACAACCACCACATGGAGACCCACAGACGAGACAAGAAGGGAACATCGGCCGGAGCGACTGCCCTCAATTCGGCAGCTACGGCTTTACTGAGCGATGAGCCCGGAGAGGCATCTGGTAAGGCCGGTGACGAAAGTGGCGAGCAAAACGCAGAGGCCGACATTGAGAGCCTGTTTGAAAAGCTCCACTCCGACAAGAACGAGAGCGGTGAGGCGCCCAAAGCTGGAAGCAAAGGCGGCGAGATGGTTATTACCTCGCAGGAGGGCAGTGGAGGCATAACCTTCAACATTACTATCCCGCAACCGGACGGAGACCAATCGCAAAAGGATTCACCCAATACCACAGCACCTGTCTCTGTTAGCATTGACATGCCGAATTTGGATCAAGCCGAAGACGAATCACAGTCCCAGGGCAGCATCGATGCCAAGGGCGAAAGCGGCGAGGCCTCCTCTGCCGCTAGCAAATCCAATGCCGCGCCTGTTTCCATGCCCAGTTTAGATGATGACAACGAGGCTGCAGCTGCTGAAGCCGAGGCCTCAGAGGAAACCAAGGCGGGTAGCAAAGCAGGCCAAGAGAAAGCCAAGGCCAAAGTTGGAGAAAGTGCCAATTCAAAGGAAGCCCCCGCTGCTGAAGAACCACAACCATCGGACGAAGGAGACGGAGTTGCTAAGCGTGAGGCAACAGATACGCCCACAACTGAGTCGGAGGCCAACGCCGCGACCGCTGAAGCCGGTGAATCAGGCGAAGGCGAGGTTACTGCCAGTACTGGAGCCGAGGGCGAGGCGGGTGAAGCTGCAGGTGGCGAGCATGTGGCCATGGAACTTGATGAAGCCATGCAGGCACAAGTGGAAGGTGGCCAGATCAAGTTCATTGTTAACGAGAACGGACATCTCCTCCAGCTGGACAACCACATCCTAACGGACGCCGAAGGCAACCAAATAATTGTGCAAGATCCCGAGCAAATACAGCAGCTCCTCCAAAGCGTGGGAGTACTGCAGTCCGGCGAGGGACTCGAGGGCGAAACCCTCCAGATGATGACCGATGGCAGTGGCCAGATGGTACTTGTCCATGGCGATAACAATGAACAGCAGCTTATCGATGCCTCCTTGTTGAACTCCGAGGGTCAGCTAATTATCCAGCAGGGACAGGATGGTGAGGAAGGCGCTCATGTCATTAGCGAGGATGGTACCCGCATCCCAGTATCCGTGTCGTACACGGAAGATGGCCAGCCCATAGTCCAGGTTCAGCAACAGGTCCTGGAGGCCGCACAGCAGGCAGCCAGCGCTTCAAGCAGTGCAGATGACAAGGAGGCTGCTGCCGCCTCGGCCGGCGAGGAAGGGCAAGTGTCGGAGGCATCCAGTGCCACGGCATCCACCACCGTTGTGGCCACGAGCACGGCCAGCAGCACTGGTGGGCCCTCTGGCGGCAGCTTTTTTGCACTGGAGGAGTTTACGGAGACAAAGGCCGACTAG
- the LOC6616424 gene encoding pupal cuticle protein Edg-78E has protein sequence MYKYLFCLALIGCACADNINKDAQIRSFQNDATDAEGNYQYAYETSNGIQIQEAGNANGARGAVAYVSPEGEHISLTYTADEEGYHPVGDHLPTPPPVPAYVLRALEYIRTHPPAPAQKEQQ, from the exons ATGTACAAATAT CTGTTCTGCCTGGCTCTCATCGGCTGCGCCTGTGCCGACAACATCAACAAGGATGCCCAGATCCGCAGCTTCCAGAACGACGCCACCGATGCCGAGGGCAACTACCAGTACGCCTACGAGACCAGCAATGGCATCCAGATCCAGGAGGCGGGCAACGCCAACGGAGCACGTGGTGCCGTGGCCTACGTGTCGCCCGAGGGCGAGCACATCTCGCTGACCTACACCGCCGACGAGGAGGGCTACCATCCAGTGGGTGATCATCTGCCCACCCCGCCCCCAGTTCCGGCTTACGTCCTCCGTGCTCTGGAATACATCCGCACCCATCCTCCGGCGCCTGCCCAGAAGGAGCAGCAGTAA
- the LOC6616422 gene encoding pupal cuticle protein Edg-78E — translation MMSFGKIVVFLVLILVQLIHCTRFTAPSLDRTIYYRNTPPDPFGHYSFEFQTTNGITTKGAGNENGAVGVVQFVSPEGIPVTFSYVADANGYQPTGDHIPAIPLHVIRQLEYIRTHPPVDEIRSRRW, via the exons ATGATGTCGTTCGGCAAG ATTGTGGTATTTCTGGTCCTAATCCTAGTTCAACTAATTCATTGTACGCGCTTTACTGCGCCATCTTTGGACAGGACCATCTACTACCGGAATACGCCACCCGACCCCTTCGGTCACTACAGCTTCGAGTTCCAAACCACCAACGGCATTACAACCAAGGGAGCTGGTAATGAGAACGGAGCTGTCGGCGTGGTTCAGTTTGTTTCTCCCGAGGGTATACCCGTTACCTTCTCGTACGTGGCCGATGCCAATGGATATCAGCCTACTGGAGATCACATTCccgccatcccgctgcacgTTATCCGCCAGTTGGAGTACATACGCACGCATCCACCGGTGGATGAGATTCGGTCGAGACGTTGGTAA
- the LOC6616423 gene encoding pupal cuticle protein Edg-78E, whose product MRNFLIGIVLLALIWVEVDARLVRVRRIRRLVGASERDAQITDFRVSPTDDEGVFKYAFKTSNGIDVQAAGSPLETIGIYSYTSPEGVPIETRYIADELGFHVVGRHLPQPPPTPDYILRSLEYIRTHTEDGKLKKPHFL is encoded by the exons ATGCGAAATTTT CTAATTGGCATCGTGCTTTTGGCCCTGATTTGGGTGGAGGTGGATGCCCGTCTGGTGAGGGTCCGCCGGATCCGGAGATTGGTCGGCGCCAGTGAGCGGGATGCACAGATAACGGACTTCCGGGTTTCGCCCACGGATGACGAAGGAGTGTTTAAGTACGCCTTCAAGACCAGCAATGGGATCGATGTCCAAGCGGCAGGATCGCCGCTGGAGACCATTGGCATCTATAGCTACACCTCACCGGAGGGCGTTCCCATCGAGACGCGCTACATAGCCGATGAACTGGGCTTCCATGTAGTGGGACGTCATCTGCCGcagccaccacccactccgGACTATATCCTGCGATCCTTGGAGTACATTCGCACCCACACCGAGGATGGCAAGCTGAAGAAGCCGCACTTCTTGTGA
- the LOC6616425 gene encoding uncharacterized protein LOC6616425, translated as MVYFSQPRYLQWIFLLLIFLDVEPHPIPKNYTKPDGCLENVINSEEQILDNEIPGYFHFDLPEGGYIRVIYHVDKYGFYTETLL; from the exons ATGGTATATTTTTCCCAGCCCAG GTATTTGCAGTGGATTTTCCTTCTTCTAATATTTCTGGATGTTGAGCCACACCCGATACCCAAAAACTACACCAAGCCTGATGGATGTCTCGAGAATGTTATCAATTCAGAGGAGCAGATTCTGGACAATGAAATACCTGGATACTTCCACTTTGACCTGCCCGAGGGAGGATACATACGGGTGATTTATCACGTGGATAAGTACGGCTTTTATACCGAAACTTTGCTCTGA